The window AAGTGAAATAGAAAAGGATAATAGAGAAAGAAGAAATGAAATTCAGAGACATGAAAAAAGATTAGTTAATAAAGAAGAAATTTTAGATAAAAAAAGTGATTCATTAGAAAAGAAAGAAGAATACTTTAATAGAAAATTAAAAAATGTAGAACAAAAAGAAAAAGAAATTAATCAAATTCATGAAAAACAAATATCTGAATTAGAACGATTATCAGGTTTGACATCTGAGCAAGCTAAAGAACTACTATTAAGTGATATTAGAAAAGAAATAAATCACGAAGCAGCAATAATGATAAAAGATATTGAAAATAAAGCTAAACAAGAAGCAGAAAAAAAATCCAGAGAGATTTTATCGTATGCAATTCAAAAATGTGCTGCAGATCATGTAGCTGAAACAACAGTTTCTGTAGTAACCTTACCTAATGATGATATGAAAGGTAGAATTATAGGAAGAGAAGGGCGAAATATAAGAACCTTAGAAACGCTTACTGGAATAGATCTTATAATAGATGATACGCCAGAAGCTGTAATACTATCAGGTTTTGACCCTATAAGAAGAGAAATTGCTAGAATAGCATTAGAAAAATTAATATCAGATGGTAGAATACATCCTGCTAGAATAGAAGAAATGGTTGAAAAAGCAAAAAAAGAAGTTGACAATCATATTAAAGAGGTAGGCGAACAAGCTACTTTTGATACTGGAATACATGGTCTTCATCCTGAAATACTTAGGTTACTAGGTAGACTTAAATATAGAACAAGTTATGGTCAAAACGTCTTAAAACATTCTATAGAAGTATCTCACTTAGCCGGTATAATGGCTGCGGAAATTGGAGCAGATGTAAGAGTTGCTAAAAGAGCAGGATTACTCCATGATATTGGAAAAGCTGTTGATCATGAGGTAGAAGGACCGCATGTAGCTATAGGAGTAGACATCCTTAAAAGATTTAAGGAAAACAAAGATGTTATTCATGCTGTTGAGGCACATCATGATGATGTAGAAGCATCTAGTGTAGAAGCAATATTAATTCAAGCTGCTGATGCTATATCTGCTGCTAGACCTGGAGCTAGAAGAGAAACTTTAGAATCTTATATAAAAAGGTTAGAAAAACTAGAAGAAATATCAAACTCATTTGAGGGTGTAGAAAAATCATTTGCCATTCAAGCTGGTAGAGAAGTAAGAATAATTGTAGATTCTAACTTAGTTAGTGATTTAGATATAGTTCATATAGCTCGTGATATAGTAAAGAGAGTTGAAAGTGAATTAGACTATCCAGGACAAATTAAAGTAAATGTAATAAGAGAATCAAGAGCAATAGATTATGCTAAATAAAAAGAAGGGGTTTTCCCTTCTTTTTTTATTATATTTATTATGATAAGCTGTATACTATAAGGGTATAATACTATATTATAATAGTATATAATGGAGGAGTAATATGAAAAAAGCAGACTTACATATTCATACTACTAAATCAGATGGCAAATTAACACCAAGTCAAGTAGTTGATGAGGCTATAAAAAATGATATTAATGTAATAGCTATAACTGATCATGATACAATAACAGGTATAGATGAAGCAATTGAAAGAAGTAAATTTTATACTAATATTAAAGTTATTCCAGGAATAGAATTCAGTACTATATATAAAGATAAAGAAATTCATTTATTAGGCTATTTTATTAATTATAAATATGATAAACTAGTAGATTTAACAAATAAAATAAAACAACATAGGTTTGAAAGAGCAAAGAAAATAGTAGATAAATTAAATGATTTAAATATTAATATTACTATAGATGAAGTAGTTAAAGAATCTCAAGGAAAGAACATTGGGAGACCTCACATTGCAAGGGTTATGATTAAAAAAGGTTATATAAATCATATATCAGAAGCCTTTGATAAATATATTGGTAAAAACAAAAAAGCTTTTATAGAGAGATATAAACTAAGTCTAAAAGATGCAATAGATATTATTCATGAGTGTAATGGTATAGCAGTTTTGGCACATCCTATATTATTAAAAATTCCTGTAAAAGAATTATTAGATGATTTTAATATAGATGGTATAGAAGTATATCATTCAAAACAAACAAAAAGTGATTCTAAAATGTATTTAAAAATTGCTGATAACTATAATTTATTCATTACAGGTGGCTCTGATTTCCATCACCTTGATAATGATGATAACATTATTATTGGTAGTAGTTATATAGATATAAATGATATTAAAGAAATATTAAGTAAATACAATTATTAAGGAGATTTTAAAAATGACAAAAACAAGAAATAGACAATTTCCTTCTAAGTTAAGTACTACACAATTTGTCAAGTTATATATACTTCATTTACTTAATGAAAAAAGTTATTATGGAAATGAAATAATAGATGAAATTAAAAGACGTTTAAAAAACAATTGGGAACCTTCTCCAGGAATGATTTATCCACTTTTAAGAGATTTAGAAGAGAAAAATCAAATAAGTGGATGGTGGGAAGAACCTGATAAACGTTCAATAAGACATTACAAATTGACTGATGAAGGTTATAAACACTATAATAAAATAAAATTATTATATAAGGATAGTTTGATAGATTCTTTGACAATTATAGAGTCAGCATTAAGCGATATTTATAATGAAAGTTAAGTTTTATTAATTATTAAATATAAAAAAAGGATTTTTAAAATAATAATAGAATCTTTTATATGTAGAAACATTAATTATTATAATAAAATTAACATGGAGGGTTATAATGAATTTAAAATTATCAGAAAAAATATCTAGTATTTCACCATCAGTTACATTGGAAATAACAGCAAAAGCAAAACAAATGAAATCAGAAGGTATTGATGTGATTGGCTTCGGAGCAGGAGAACCAGATTTTAAAACTCCAGAAAATATTAGAAAAGCTGGGATAGAAGCAATAAAAGAAGGGAAAACGGGTTATACTGCAGCATCAGGATTAAAGGAACTTAAAGATGCTATATGCTATAAACTTAAAAGAGATAACAATTTAAGTTATAGTGCTGAAAATATAATAATATCTGACGGAGCTAAACATTCACTTTTTAATGCTCTTTCATCTATACTAAATCCAGGTGATGAAGTTATAATTCCTATTCCTTATTGGGTAAGTTATCCTGAACTAGTAAAATTAGCAGATGGAATACCTGTAGAAGTAAATACTCCAGAAGAAAATGATTTTAAATATGATATAGATATTTTAAATAATGCATTAACAAATAAAACAAAAGCACTGATCTTAAATAGTCCAAGCAATCCTACAGGTACAATTTATTCTAAGGATGAATTAGAAAAAATTTCGAAATGGGCAATTGAAAATAATATATTTATAATTTCTGATGAAATATATGAAAAGTTAGTTTATGATAATAACACTCATATAAGTATAGCTCAATTAAATGAAGACATAAAAAAACAAACGATTGTTATAAATGGTATGTCTAAGGCTTATGCTATGACTGGTTGGAGAATTGGATACGCAGCAGCTCATAAAGATATTATCAAATTAATGAGTAATTTACAAAGTCATTCAACTTCAAATCCTCCTTCTATGAGTCAATATGCAAGTATAGAAGCTTTAAGAGGAGATGAAAAAGCTATACATGAAATGAAGAAACATTTTACTGAAAGAAGAAATTATATGGTTGAAAAAATTAATTCAATTAAATATCTAAGTTGCAAAAGTCCAAAAGGTGCTTTTTATGTAATGGCAAACATATCTAAATTAAAAGGAAAAACAATAAAAGGTAAGAATATAGATAGTTCTATACAATTAGCAAATATGTTATTAGATGAGGCTCATGTAGCAGTAGTTCCTGGCTTGGCTTTTGGAAATGATGATTATATAAGACTATCTTATGCAACTTCTCTTGATAATATAAAAGAAGGTCTAAATAGAATAGAAGAATATATAAAATAATATTAGTAAAAAAATAATATAAAAATAAAAACAAGTTTACATAATTAAATTATGTAAACTTGTTTTTATTTTGTTATAATTTAAAATATCGGAATGAGGTTATAAAGGTATCAACGGAGAAATAATAAAGTTTTATGCAAGATATAGAATAATTTATAATGGTTTAATTAATATATAAAAGCACCATCTAGTTTAAAATAAAAATATATTAATAATTAGAATTGGATGATTTATAAAAAAGTATTAAAATAAATATGTTAAAAGCATTATAAGAACATATAAGCTAATTTAAATGTCTAACTATGTAATTGTATGTAGAACTTATTTATATTCTTTAAAAGAGAATATAAAAGCTCGAATTATGGAGGTATATAATTTTATGTTGAATTATATACATTAAGAGCAGAATATCGACATGAAATTATTATAATGAAAATTCATACTAAAAAATAAAAAAATAGACCATAAATACTATATTAATCTATATTCTAATGTCACAAAATTATCATTTTGTGACATTAGGTTGAAAAAATGAACTGAAAAATGTATAATTGATTGAGGAGGTTTAAAAATGGATGACATACCAATTATATTAGAAGATTTCTTAAACTATTTAGATACAATCAAAGGAAAATCACAAAATACAATTAAAGAATATTATTATGACTTAAGGACATTTTTAAGATTTATAAAAAAAAGATATAGATTAGTTAACAAAGATGTTCCGTTTAACGATATAGAAATTGAAGATTTAGATATAGATATAATAAAAAAAATAAATTTACAAGATTTATTTGCCTTTCTTTCTTTTATAAATAAAAATAGAGATAATTCAACAAATACACGAGCTAGAAAAGTTGCTAGCATAAGATCTTTTTTTAAATATTTACATAATATAGTAGAGTTAATAGATACAAACCCTACCCTTAACTTAGAAACACCAAAATTAACAAAAAGACACCCATCATACCTTACTCTAGATGAATCCCTTACACTAATAAATAGTATTCAAGGCGAATTCAAAGTTAGAGATTATGCAATAATAATGATATTCTTAAATTGTGGTCTTAGACTATCTGAATTAGTTAGTATTGATATTGATAGAATAAAAGATGATACTCTTACGGTTATAGGAAAAGGCGATAAAGAAAGAACCATATATTTAAATGAAAGTACTTTAGAAGCAATAAAAAAGTATTTAGAAATAAGACCTACAAAAAACATTAAAGATAAAAAAGCTTTATTTTTAAGTAAAAGAAAAAACAGGTTAAGTGTTAGAGCTGTACAACACTTAGTAAAAAAACATTTAAACAACGCAGGTTTAGATCCTGATAAACTTTCAACTCATAAACTAAGACATACTGCAGCTACTCTTATGTATAAACATGGAAATGTGGATATAAGAGCTTTACAACAAATACTTGGTCACTCTAGTGTTTCAACTACACAAATATATACTCACTTAGACGATGAAAAACTAAGACAAGCTGTAAAAAGTAATCCTTTATCTAAAAATACCAAGAAAAATTAATTTCTTGGTATTTTTAGAATATCTCCAGCTTCTATCCATTCATTACTTATATTATTTATTTTTTTTATTTTATAAACCACTTCCCTTACATCATCACCTTCAGGGTTATTCGATTTAGCTATACACCATATAGTGTCCCCTTCTTTTACATGTATTTGTTTGTATTCAGAATCTGTATTACTAGCAACTACTACACTTAATAAGTTATTTAATAATAAAGCAAATAATAAAATTAATACTAATAAAAATGTTACAAATCTAAACTTATTTACTATTACCAATCTTTTATTATACATTTTTTCAACCTCCTCAAACTCGAACGTTAGTTCCTTAATTTAAGTATAGCAGAACGCACGTTCCTTGTCAACGAAAAATCGAACGAATGTTTGATAAATTTATTTTTATATGATATAATAAATTAAAATTGTCATTGTGAGGTGCGAGATATGTATGAAGAGTTAACATCAAAGCAAAGTAATATACTTAAATTTATAAAAAAAGAAATTTTACAAAAGGGTTATCCCCCTTCAGTTAGGGAAATATGTAAAGCGGTAGGATTAAAATCAACATCAACTGTACATGGACATTTATCTAGATTAGAAAAAAAGGGATATATAAGAAGAGATGCTACAAAACCTAGAGCAATTGAAATTTTAGACAGCAATAATGAAAATATTTTTAGTAGAAAAGAAATTGCAGAGGTTCCCATTATAGGAAAAGTTACTGCTGGTTTACCAATATTAGCAACAGAAAACATTGAAGATACCTTTCCTTTACCTGTTGATATTGTAAACAATGATACTGTTTTTATGCTTTCTGTAAGTGGTGAAAGTATGAAAGATGCAGGTATTTTAGACGGCGATTATGTTTTAGTTAAACAACAGAACACTGCTGAAAATGGAGAGATGATAGTTGCATTAATAGACGATGAAGCTACTGTCAAAAGATATTTTGTAGAAAAAGATCATATAAGACTTCAACCAGAAAATGCCTCTATGGAACCAATTATAGTAACTGATATTAAAATTTTAGGAAAAATAAAAGGTGTATTTAGAACAATAGATTAAAGGCCCTAAGGCCTTTTTTACTATAAAAATTTTTTATTATGAAATTTAGATAAAATTTCAATCAATGCATATTTGCTATGATAATAATTTAAACCCCCTTGGAAATAAACTATGTAAGGTTCCCTTATAGGAGCATCTGCACTTAATTCTATTGAAGAACCTTCTATAAAAGCTCCAGATGCCATAATTACTGGATCATCATAACCAGGCATATCCCATGGCTCTGGACTTACATAAGAGTCAACAGGCGAAGAAGATTGAATAGATTTGCAAAATTCAATAACTTTTTCTTTACTTTTCATTTTTATAGCTTGTATTATATCTCCCCTATTATCTTCTACTTTAGGTGTTATTTCATACCCTAAATCTTTAAAAACTTGTGCAAAAAGCAATGCGCTTTTTAAAGATTCTTTTACAATCATAGGTGCTAAAAATAACCCTTGTAAAGTACTTCTTGTAGTCCCAAAAGTAAGACCACAATCCTTACCAATTCCAGGAGCTGTAAGTCTATTGGAAATTCTTTGAACTAGATTTTTTTTACCTACTATATAACCACCAGTCAATGCCAATCCACCACCAGGATTTTTAATTAAAGATCCTGCCATTATATCTGCCCCAACATCTGTTGGTTCATATACATCCACAAATTCACCATAACAGTTATCTATCATGCAAATAATATCTTCTCTAACTAGTTTTATTTTTTTTATTACTTCCCTTATTTCTTCTATAGATAATGCCCTTCTAAAGCTATATCCAGTAGATCTTTGAATTAATATAACTTTAGTATTAGATGTTATACTATTAATTAAAGATGATGTATCTATTGTATTGTCTGGCTTTAATTTAACTTCTTTATACTTAATCCCTCCTTCTAACAATGTTCCAGGTTCACTTCCCTTCACTCCAATGACCTTTAATAAAGTGTCATAAGGGCTACCTGCCGCCGAAATTAATTCATCTCCTGATGATAATAATGCTGATAATGTTAAATATAGAGCATGAGTCCCTGAAACTATAGTAGGTCTAACTAAAGCATCTTCTGTAGAGAATACTCTCTTATAAATAGATTCTACCTTATCTCTCCCCATATCACCATAACCATAACCAGTAGTCCAATTAAAATTTGTTGAATCTAATCTTTCTTCTCTCATTGCATCTAATACCTTAATTTGATTATATTCACTATTATTCTCAATCTCTTGAAATCTATCTTTTAGTTTCTCTTCTGCTTCCGTAATTTTTTTAATCAATTTATCATCAATGCCTTTTTGTTTACATAATAATTTTATTGTCAAGTTATTCAATTATTTTTCCTTCTTTCGTTTTTTAAGGACAAAAAGTATTCTCTATTTACAAGAAAACTTTTTGTCCTTAAAATTATTTTTCTGTTAAATCTATATTTTTGGCAGGAATCATAGTAGATATTGCATGCTTGTAAATCATATTTTGATTCCCTTCATTTTCTAATGAAATAGTATAATTATCAAAACCTCTTACTAATCCTTTCAACTGAAAGCCATTCATTAAATATATAGTAACAGGAATTTCTGCTCTTCTCAACTTATTTAAAAATATATCCTGTAAATTAATATTGCTTTTCATTATTATTCACCCCCTAATTTATCATTTATTATAGAAGTCATTTTTTCGACTAAATCTTCTTCCTTTTCAAAATCCCCCTTATTAAACCATATAATTCTATCATCCCTTCTAAACCAAGTAAGTTGTCTTTTTGCAAATCTTCTGGTATCTCTTTTTAATAGCTCTATAGCTTTTTCTAAGCTATAACTTCCTTCGAGATAACCTATAATTTCTTTATACCCTAATCCCTGCATAGATACTAAAGATTTTTCATATCCTTTATCTAATAAATCTTTGACTTCATCTACAAGTCCTTCTTTTATCATCATATCAACTCTTAAATTTATTCTTTTATAAAGTTTTTCTCTATCCATATATAATCCTAAAATTATTAAATTGAAATCAGGATTAGGTTTTCTAAAGTTATTATACCCTTCACTCATAGGTTTACCTGTTTCATAATAAATTTCAAGAGCTCTAACAATTCTTTTAGCATCATTTTCGTGAATCCTATTATATGATTTTTCATCTACTTCTTTAAGTAGATTATGAATATATTTATTTCCATATTTATCAGCTAAAGCATAATATTTATCTCTTAGCTCTTGATTTGAAATGGCATTTGTAAAATCTAAATCATATACTAATGAATTTATATACAAACCAGTACCTCCAACCACAAGAGGTAGCTTATTTTTACTATAAATATCATCAATATAAGAATAAGCATTATCCTTAAAATCAGATACACTATATTCTTCATCAGGATATACCTCATCTATCATGTAATGATTAATTAAATCCATTTCACATTTATTAATTTTAGCAGTACCAATATTCATATATTTATATATTTGCATAGAATCTGCTGATATTATTTCTGCATTTATTTTTTTAGCTAATTTAATAGATACTGAAGTTTTTCCAGAAGCTGTAGGGCCAATTAAAAGTATTAAATCTCTCTTCATTAAATCCTCCTTAAATCACTGTATTCTTTTAAACATTTTTTCAATTTCATATTTAGTTATTTTAATAGTAATAGGTCTTCCATGAGGACAAGTAAAAGGGTTTTCACATTTTTTCAAATCATTCATTAAACTTTTTATCTCAATATGCCCCATAGAATCTCCTGCTTTTATAGCATTTGTACAAGACATTTTGATTATCTTTTCTGCTCTCAAATCATATTTATTGCTTATATTTTCATTTAAATTATCTAATATATCCATAAATAAATTATTATTGTCTGGAAGACCAAATAACATTGGAACTCCCCTTATAGAGATACTATTTCTCCCAAAATCTTCAATATCAAATCCTAATTCATTGAAAAGTTCTATATTATTTAATATCAATTCATAGTCATAGTGACTCAAATTAATTGTTCTTGGTACAATCAATGGTTGAATAACAACACTCTCTTTTTCATATTGTAATCTAAACTTTTCATACATTATCCTCTCATGAGCAGCATGTTGATCTATCATATACATAGTATTACTAATACTATCTTCTCCAATTATATAAGTATTAAAAACTCTACCTATAATATTTAGTTCTGGAAAAACTCTGGAAGAATCATTATCTTGTATTGACTTTTTATTTTCTCTTACTGAAGATTTATCCAACGTTTCTATTTTATCTTCTTTAACAAAATTTATTTGTTCAATATCTTCAACTTCGTACTCTTTTTTTAATAAAGGTTTATTATAATTGTTCTTGTTTATTTCAGTATTTTTAGGTTTATCATCTAAAATATCAATAATTTCTTCAGTTTTTTGTTTGTTTTTATTCTCTAAAGTAATATTTGGAACTAAATTAAATTCAAAAAGTCTGTTTTTCACTATATCAGTAACCTTAGGAATTAATTTTAAATCATCATTAAATCTTATTTCAACTTTAGACGGATGAACATTCACATCAATATTCTTAGGATCAACTTTTATATATAAATATACAACAGGATATCTATTAATAGTAATTAAAGTTTTATACGCCTCTTCTATAGCTTTAGATAATAGTTTGCTATTTACATATCTCCCGTTAACAAAAAATAATTCATAATTTCTATTACCTCTATTAAATAATGGTTTAGATATGTAACCATTTATAGAAAATAAGTCACTTGAATAGTTTATTGAAATTAAAGATTCAGTATGTTCTTTTCCATATATACTAAAAATCGTGGATTTCAAATCTCCATTGCCAGGTGTTTTAATCATATTTTTATTATCTTTTATATAATTAAAGGATATATCTGTATTAGATAATGCTAGCTTATTAATTATATTTGTTATATTAGCAGATTCAGCAGAATCAGATCTCAAGAATTTTTTTCTTACAGGAGTATTATAAAATATATTCCTAACTATAATAGTAGTTCCCTTAGGAGAACCAACCTCACTTTCCTGCTGAAGTATACCTCCATGTATTTCTACCATTATGCCAGTTTCTTCATCAATAGTTTTACTTATTAATTCAACCATAGAAATTGAAGAAATACTTGCGAGAGCTTCACCTCTAAATCCTAAAGAATGTACCTTTAATAAATCTTCTGATTTAGATATTTTGCTTGTAGAATGTCTTAAAAAAGCTAATTGTATATCATCTTTATATATGCCATCTCCATCATCTGTAATTCTAATGTAATTTTTACCACCATCTTTTATTTCAATAGTTATATTTCTAGCATTAGCATCTATGGAATTTTCTATTAATTCTTTCACTATAGAAGAAGGTCTTTCAATGACCTCTCCTGCTGCTATTTTATTTATTGTATTATCATCTAAAACATTAATCTTTTTCACAGTATAAACCACCTAAATTTCTTTAGTTTTATCGATTAGTTCATTTAATAAATTCATCGATTCCAAAGGAGTTAAATTAATTAAATCTATACTCTTTATCAATTCTATTATTTCATTTTCTTTCATCTTAAATATATCAATTTGACTTTCAGATTTATTTTCTTTTATATCTCCATTTGAAGAAATATTATTACTATAATTTATATCATTTTCTTCTAAATCTCTTAATATATTTTTTGCTCTAGAAGTTACTTCTGAAGGAACACCTGCTAAATTTGCTACTTCTATTCCGTAACTTTTATCGGCTTCTCCTCTTACTACTTTTCTTAAAAAAATAATATCTTCACCAGCTTCTTTAACTGTTATTTTATAATTTTTTATACCCTCTATTTTTCCCTCTAATTCAGTCAATTCATGATAATGGGTAGAGAAAAGAGTTTTAGCTCCAATCTTGCTTTTATCACTTATATATTCAATAACAGCCCACGCAATACTAAGTCCATCGTAAGTACTTGTTCCTCGGCCTATTTCATCTAATATTATTAAACTGTTTTTAGAACTATTATTTAAAATATTTGCAACTTCATTCATTTCAACCATAAAAGTACTTTGTCCTTGTGATAAATCATCACTAGCTCCAACTCTAGTAAATATTCTATCTACCAAACAAATATCTGCATATTCAGCAGGAACAAAGCTTCCGATTTGTGCCATCAAAGTTATAATAGCTACTTGCCTCATATAAGTAGATTTACCAGCCATATTAGGTCCAGTAATGATATTTAATCTATTGTCTTCATTATCTAAAAAAGTATCATTTGGAATAAACATTTCATTCTTTAATACCTTTTCAACTACAGGATGTCTTCCTTTTTTAATATTAATAATCTTTTCTGAATTTATTTTAGGTTTAATATAATTATTTTTATAAGAAACTAGAGACAATGAATTTAAGCAATCAATTGTAGCAATTATTTTAGCAGTAGACTGCATTCTTTCAATCTTAGCTTTCAATTTATCTCTTATTTCAACAAATATATTATACTCTAATATTACACTTTTCTCTTCAGCTCCAAGGATTTTTGATTCCATTTCTTTTAATTCAGGTGTAATATATCTTTCCGAATTAGATAAAGTTTGCTTTCTTATATAATTGTCTGGTACTAATTTTATATTAGATTTTCTTACTTCAATATAGTAACCAAAAACTTTATTAAAACCTATTTTCAAGCTTTTTATTCCTGTTCTATTCTTTTCATTAGCTTCAAGCTTATTTAACCAATTTTTACCTTCAATTGAAGCATTAAGTAACTCATCTAATTTTTCATCATAATTCTTTTTAATTATTCCACCTTCACGAGTTTGTATAGGAGGATCTTCTACAATAGCTTCATGAATAAGTGCATGTACATCTTCTAATAAATCAATATCACGAGCAAGTTGTTTTAAAAACTCAGACTTTGAATTAATTAGCAACTCTTTTATATCAGGCAATATTTTAATAGAATTTTTAAGAGCTATTAAATCCCTAGCGTTACAACTTCCATAAACTATTTTCCCAATAAGTCTTTCAATATCATAGACTTTATTTAATTTTTGTTTTATCTCATCCATTAATATGATATCTTCATACAAATTTTCTATTGCATTTAAACGTTTTTGTATTAAGTCTATATTTAACAAAGGTTCTTCTAACCATTTTCTTAACATTCTTGCTCCCATAGCAGTAGATGTTTTATCTAAAATCCAAAGCAAGGATCCTTTTTTAGTCTTATCTCTTATAGTTTCAGTAATTTCTAAATTTTTTCTTGTATTTATATCTATCAACATAAAATTTTCTATATTATACTTATATATATTATTAATATGACTTAAAGAATTTTTCTGAGTTTCATTTAAATAACTTAATAAAGAACCAACGCTTTTTATTGAGTAATTATCATTTGATATCCCAAAACCTTCTAAATTTAAAATGTTAAAATGTCTTTTTATTATCTTTTTATTTTCTTCAATATTAAATAACCAATCATCAGTTTTATCAATAACAATATCTATCTTCTTTTCTATTTCATCAGATATTTTATTTTCAAATATATATTTATTTGCAATTATTTCTTTTGGTTTTATTTTTGCCAGCTCATCTATCAAAGCTTTAAAACCCTCTTTAGAATTATTGGTAACTTTTTGAGTAGTATAAAACTCTCCAGTAGTTATATCTGCATAAGAAATACCAACTCCATTTTGATCCATGAATATACTTGACAAATAGTTGTTATTTTTCTCATCTAACATTTTAGTATCTGTTACAGTACCTCTAGATATTATCCTAACAACGTCCCTTTTAACTATACCTTTTGCTTCGTTTGGGTTCTCTATCTGCTCACAAATAGCAACTTTATATCCTTTATCTACTAATTTGGATATATAACCATCAGCAGAATGAAATGGAACTCCACACATAGGAGCTTTTTCTTTTTGACCACATTCTCTTCCAGTTAATGTTATTTCAAGTTCTTTTGATGCTATCAGAGCATCATCAAAAAACATTTCATAAAAATCTCCTAGTC is drawn from Senegalia massiliensis and contains these coding sequences:
- the rny gene encoding ribonuclease Y, giving the protein MLEGIIPVIIAIITLIIGVFIGIYIRKVIAEGKIRTAEEEAKKIIEEGLKTAETAKKEYLIEAKEEVHRMRSEIEKDNRERRNEIQRHEKRLVNKEEILDKKSDSLEKKEEYFNRKLKNVEQKEKEINQIHEKQISELERLSGLTSEQAKELLLSDIRKEINHEAAIMIKDIENKAKQEAEKKSREILSYAIQKCAADHVAETTVSVVTLPNDDMKGRIIGREGRNIRTLETLTGIDLIIDDTPEAVILSGFDPIRREIARIALEKLISDGRIHPARIEEMVEKAKKEVDNHIKEVGEQATFDTGIHGLHPEILRLLGRLKYRTSYGQNVLKHSIEVSHLAGIMAAEIGADVRVAKRAGLLHDIGKAVDHEVEGPHVAIGVDILKRFKENKDVIHAVEAHHDDVEASSVEAILIQAADAISAARPGARRETLESYIKRLEKLEEISNSFEGVEKSFAIQAGREVRIIVDSNLVSDLDIVHIARDIVKRVESELDYPGQIKVNVIRESRAIDYAK
- a CDS encoding PHP domain-containing protein; protein product: MKKADLHIHTTKSDGKLTPSQVVDEAIKNDINVIAITDHDTITGIDEAIERSKFYTNIKVIPGIEFSTIYKDKEIHLLGYFINYKYDKLVDLTNKIKQHRFERAKKIVDKLNDLNINITIDEVVKESQGKNIGRPHIARVMIKKGYINHISEAFDKYIGKNKKAFIERYKLSLKDAIDIIHECNGIAVLAHPILLKIPVKELLDDFNIDGIEVYHSKQTKSDSKMYLKIADNYNLFITGGSDFHHLDNDDNIIIGSSYIDINDIKEILSKYNY
- a CDS encoding PadR family transcriptional regulator; the encoded protein is MTKTRNRQFPSKLSTTQFVKLYILHLLNEKSYYGNEIIDEIKRRLKNNWEPSPGMIYPLLRDLEEKNQISGWWEEPDKRSIRHYKLTDEGYKHYNKIKLLYKDSLIDSLTIIESALSDIYNES
- a CDS encoding pyridoxal phosphate-dependent aminotransferase, with translation MNLKLSEKISSISPSVTLEITAKAKQMKSEGIDVIGFGAGEPDFKTPENIRKAGIEAIKEGKTGYTAASGLKELKDAICYKLKRDNNLSYSAENIIISDGAKHSLFNALSSILNPGDEVIIPIPYWVSYPELVKLADGIPVEVNTPEENDFKYDIDILNNALTNKTKALILNSPSNPTGTIYSKDELEKISKWAIENNIFIISDEIYEKLVYDNNTHISIAQLNEDIKKQTIVINGMSKAYAMTGWRIGYAAAHKDIIKLMSNLQSHSTSNPPSMSQYASIEALRGDEKAIHEMKKHFTERRNYMVEKINSIKYLSCKSPKGAFYVMANISKLKGKTIKGKNIDSSIQLANMLLDEAHVAVVPGLAFGNDDYIRLSYATSLDNIKEGLNRIEEYIK
- a CDS encoding tyrosine recombinase XerC → MDDIPIILEDFLNYLDTIKGKSQNTIKEYYYDLRTFLRFIKKRYRLVNKDVPFNDIEIEDLDIDIIKKINLQDLFAFLSFINKNRDNSTNTRARKVASIRSFFKYLHNIVELIDTNPTLNLETPKLTKRHPSYLTLDESLTLINSIQGEFKVRDYAIIMIFLNCGLRLSELVSIDIDRIKDDTLTVIGKGDKERTIYLNESTLEAIKKYLEIRPTKNIKDKKALFLSKRKNRLSVRAVQHLVKKHLNNAGLDPDKLSTHKLRHTAATLMYKHGNVDIRALQQILGHSSVSTTQIYTHLDDEKLRQAVKSNPLSKNTKKN
- a CDS encoding LysM peptidoglycan-binding domain-containing protein, producing the protein MYNKRLVIVNKFRFVTFLLVLILLFALLLNNLLSVVVASNTDSEYKQIHVKEGDTIWCIAKSNNPEGDDVREVVYKIKKINNISNEWIEAGDILKIPRN
- the lexA gene encoding transcriptional repressor LexA, with product MYEELTSKQSNILKFIKKEILQKGYPPSVREICKAVGLKSTSTVHGHLSRLEKKGYIRRDATKPRAIEILDSNNENIFSRKEIAEVPIIGKVTAGLPILATENIEDTFPLPVDIVNNDTVFMLSVSGESMKDAGILDGDYVLVKQQNTAENGEMIVALIDDEATVKRYFVEKDHIRLQPENASMEPIIVTDIKILGKIKGVFRTID